In the genome of Paramisgurnus dabryanus chromosome 18, PD_genome_1.1, whole genome shotgun sequence, one region contains:
- the elnb gene encoding elastin b isoform X14 — MVGRKVLLLFQGFLLLVLCRPSLQGGVFLPAGGGGGPGLGAGVGAGTGPGTGIGIRPGSGFGGGGVGPGGLGVGGIGPGGSGGVGPGGFGTGPGGYGTGPGQGGGGLGTGGLGAGGLGAGGLGSGQFVKPPKTGGYGGLSGVGPGGIGPGGIGPGGVGPGGVRPGGVGPGGVGPGGVGPGGFGQGGFGPGGIGPGGTGIGPGFGTAGLGAGGKPPKPGYGGQGIPITLGTGGIGGVGGLGLRPGGTGTGGLVPGGAGLGTGLGSGGLSPAGVGTGVGGYGPGGVGLGGVGRGVGGKPPKIGGYGPGGVGPGGVGSGGVGPGGVGPGGFGPGGFGPGGVGPGGVGPGGFGPGGVGPGGVGPGGVGPGGVGPGAGGRKPGIPGYGGPGGFGPGFGGTGFGAGGAGVGPGGAGFGPSGAGVGPGGAGFGPSGAGVGPGGAGFGPGGAGVGPGGTGTGLGGTGVGPGGAPFLPQTGIPGPGTGVGTGGKVGKPGKAPVPGIGIPGLYQGGIVPDQGFGGRGVLPGVATGSQTGQVGQDALGANGVRGGFGQQLPGVFRGYPLISPKSGGAAKSQAKAAKYGAGGVSGLGGGLGTGGVPGAGGIPGAGGVPGLGGVPGAGGVPGAGGIPGAGGVPGAGGVPGVGGFPGAGGFPGAGGVPGAGGVPGAGGVPGAGGVPGAGGVPGSGFIPGAGGAYPGGAAAKARKYASGIGTGAGGLPGSGLGMGGLGAGGLPGSGVGGFGAGGLPGSGVGGFGAGGLPGSGVGGVGAGGLPGSGLGVGGVGAGGLPGSGVGGLGGPFGSGLGTGGLGSGPGVSPEGYAAAKARKYAQLGRSGGALGTGGLPGGGGLGTGVQPGSGLGGFPGGGAGGLPGGGAGGLPGFGYGPGAGVGPGAGVGPGAGFGPGAGFGPGAGVGPGAGVGPGAGVGPGGAGFGPGQGVFPGGGYGPGGYAAAKARKYGVPGGAGGTGLPVGLGGALGAGTGVGGTGPGGAPAGGYGPGGAPVSGYGPGGAPVSGYGPGGAPVSGYGPGGAPVSGYGPGGAPVSGYGPGGVPVGGYGPGGVPAGGYGPGSGAYPGGPKALKYGAAGGAGSPGIGLQGRVGTGPAGGVGAGGGPAGGYGAVGTGGGLVPGYGTGAGVLPGGIGTVYGGFGGYGGGQKPPKYGQPGAGSVSGVLVPGTGGAGATGAGIRPGTGGVLGGTPIPASSASTSTNQSKAGVDGVISSPDGGTSGPGGTKAPKTESGGSIEGSGVTGAQTEIDLFDGVNGTGSPISDRTAPGGTGAPEGVDVSGTLPQVTPLTSPGTATSSGHVVAGRGDTPGTIDGGPGRVSGGPGGVSGGPGGISTGPGGVAGGPGGVGGVKPPKAYGTGALGVGGVGPGGVGGAGLLPGGGAPLSGGAGLFPGGGAPLSGGAGLFPGGGAPLSGGAGLFPGGGAPLTGGAGAGAQKPGKSYGGFGSLGPGGIQPGTGLRFPSGAAVGIKQGKAYGGAGQLGGLGGPGGYGAGPGGYGAGQGGYGGGQGGPGYGGAGQFGGAGRGPGGVGAGQGVGPGGVGGQGARYPGAGMGAGKTGYGGLGGQGGVGGFGGAGGVQGGLGGGPGSPLGTGGLRYQAGAGIGKPGKPGKPGYGTGALSGQGYQPGGAGPGYGTGVGPGGAGPGYGTGVGPGGAGPGYGTGVGPGGAGPGYGTGVGPGGTGPGYGTGVGPGGAGPGYGTGVGPGGAYQQQYPGIGGGAGGPGSGQMKSKQAKAAKYAALQGFLGAGGSRGGAGCPGKYCGLKRK, encoded by the exons ATGGTTGGGAGAAAGGTACTTCTGCTTTTCCAAGGATTTCTTCTGCTGGTCTTGTGTAGACCCTCCCTTCAAGGAG GAGTCTTCCTGCCAGCTGGTGGAGGGGGTGGACCTGGATTAGGTGCTGGTGTAGGTGCAGGAACAGGGCCAGGAACTGGAATTGGAATCAGACCTGGATCCG GCTTTGGAGGTGGTGGTGTAGGTCCTGGGGGACTGGGTGTTGGAGGAATTGGCCCTGGAGGTTCAGGGGGAGTTGGGCCTGGTGGTTTTGGTACTGGGCCTGGTGGTTATGGTACTGGTCCTGGGCAAGGAGGTGGAGGGCTGGGTACAGGAGGACTTGGTGCTGGTGGACTAGGCGCTGGAGGCCTTGGATCAG GGCAATTTGTCAAACCACCTAAAACAG GAGGATATGGAGGTCTATCAGGCGTTGGACCAGGAGGCATTGGACCAGGAGGCATTGGACCTGGTGGCGTTGGACCTGGTGGCGTTAGACCTGGTGGAGTTGGACCTGGTGGCGTAGGACCTGGTGGCGTAGGACCAGGAGGCTTTGGACAAGGAGGCTTTGGACCTGGTGGCATTGGACCAGGTGGAACAGGGATTGGACCTGGTTTCGGAACTGCAGGCCTTG GTGCTGGTGGCAAACCTCCCAAACCAG GATATGGGGGTCAAGGTATTCCCATCACTCTTGGAACTGGAGGTATTGGGGGTGTTGGAGGCCTTGGACTCAGGCCAGGTGGTACTGGCACTGGAGGCTTAGTACCTG GTGGTGCAGGTCTAGGCACTGGTTTGGGTTCTGGTGGGTTAAGCCCTGCTGGTGTGGGGACTGGTGTTGGAGGCTATGGCCCTGGTGGAGTCGGGCTTGGAGGAGTAGGAAGAG GTGTGGGTGGAAAGCCCCCCAAAATAG GTGGTTATGGCCCAGGAGGTGTTGGACCTGGGGGCGTTGGATCTGGGGGCGTTGGACCTGGTGGCGTTGGACCTGGTGGCTTTGGACCTGGTGGCTTTGGACCTGGTGGCGTTGGACCTGGTGGCGTTGGACCAGGTGGCTTTGGACCTGGTGGGGTTGGACCTGGTGGCGTTGGACCGGGTGGCGTTGGACCGGGTGGTGTTGGACCTG GAGCAGGAGGCAGAAAACCTGGGATACCAG GATATGGTGGGCCTGGGGGCTTTGGGCCAGGATTTGGTGGGACTGGATTTGGAGCAGGTGGTGCAGGAGTTGGTCCAGGTGGGGCAGGATTTGGACCAAGTGGTGCAGGAGTTGGTCCAGGTGGGGCAGGATTTGGACCAAGTGGTGCAGGAGTTGGTCCAGGTGGGGCAGGATTTGGACCAGGTGGGGCAGGAGTTGGACCTGGAGGCACTGGAACTGGGCTTGGTGGAACAGGTGTTGGACCAGGTGGAG CACCATTTCTCCCTCAAACTGGAATACCGGGTCCTGGAACTGGGGTAGGAACTGGGGGCAAAGTCGGAAAGCCTGGAAAGGCACCAGTACCAG GCATTGGGATACCTGGGCTATACCAAGGAGGTATAGTTCCTGATCAAG gTTTTGGTGGTAGAGGTGTTTTGCCAGGTGTAGCTACTGGATCTCAAACTG GTCAGGTTGGTCAAGATGCACTCGGAGCCAACG GAGTCCGTGGAGGCTTTGGTCAACAATTACCAGGCGTGTTCCGGGGATATCCACTCATATCACCAAAGTCTGGAG GTGCTGCAAAGTCTCAGGCCAAAGCTGCCAAGTATG GGGCTGGTGGTGTGTCTGGACTAGGTGGTGGACTTGGTACAGGAGGTGTACCAGGTGCTGGTGGCATACCTGGTGCTGGCGGCGTACCTGGACTAGGTGGCGTACCTGGTGCTGGTGGTGTACCTGGTGCTGGCGGCATACCTGGTGCTGGCGGCGTACCTGGTGCTGGCGGCGTACCTGGAGTAGGTGGCTTTCCAGGTGCAGGTGGCTTTCCAGGTGCAGGTGGCGTTCCAGGTGCAGGTGGCGTTCCAGGTGCAGGTGGCGTTCCAGGTGCAGGTGGCGTTCCAGGTGCAGGTGGCGTTCCAGGCTCTGGCTTCATTCCTGGAGCTGGTGGTGCCTATCCTGGTG GAGCTGCGGCAAAAGCTCGTAAATATG CTTCAGGGATAGGAACTGGAGCTGGGGGACTTCCTGGTTCTGGTTTAGGAATGGGTGGTCTTGGAGCTGGAGGACTTCCTGGTTCTGGAGTGGGTGGGTTTGGAGCTGGAGGACTTCCTGGTTCTGGAGTGGGTGGGTTTGGAGCTGGAGGACTTCCTGGTTCTGGAGTGGGTGGTGTTGGAGCTGGAGGACTTCCTGGTTCTGGTTTGGGAGTAGGTGGTGTTGGAGCTGGAGGACTTCCTGGATCTGGAGTGGGTGGTCTTGGTGGACCCTTCGGTTCTGGTTTAGGAACTGGTGGTCTTGGGTCTGGGCCTGGAGTTAGTCCTGAAG GATATGCTGCAGCAAAAGCCAGAAAATATG CTCAGCTTGGAAGATCTGGCGGGGCTTTGGGTACTGGAGGCCTGCCAGGTGGAGGTGGACTTGGGACTGGTGTACAACCTGGAAGTGGACTTGGTGGTTTTCCTGGTGGAGGTGCTGGAGGACTTCCTGGGGGTGGAGCTGGAGGACTGCCTGGCTTTG GATATGGACCAGGAGCTGGTGTGGGACCAGGAGCTGGTGTTGGACCAGGTGCTGGTTTTGGACCAGGTGCTGGTTTTGGACCAGGTGCTGGTGTTGGACCAGGTGCTGGTGTGGGACCAGGTGCTGGTGTGGGACCCGGTGGAGCAGGTTTCGGACCTGGACAAGGAGTCTTTCCAGGTGGTGGCTATGGACCTGGAG GATATGCTGCGGCCAAAGCTCGCAAATATG GTGTTCCTGGTGGAGCTGGTGGAACCGGATTGCCTGTAGGGTTAGGAGGAGCACTTGGTGCTGGAACAGGTGTAGGAGGAACTGGACCTGGAGGAGCACCAGCTGGTGGTTATGGACCAGGAGGGGCACCAGTCAGTGGTTATGGACCTGGAGGGGCACCAGTCAGTGGTTATGGACCAGGAGGGGCACCAGTCAGTGGTTATGGACCTGGAGGGGCACCAGTCAGTGGTTATGGACCAGGAGGGGCACCAGTCAGTGGTTATGGACCAGGAGGTGTGCCTGTTGGTGGTTATGGGCCAGGAGGTGTACCTGCTGGAGGATATGGACCTGGCTCTGGAG CATATCCAGGTGGACCCAAGGCCTTAAAATATG GTGCTGCTGGCGGTGCAGGTTCTCCAGGAATTGGTCTGCAGGGTAGGGTGGGAACAGGTCCCGCTGGAGGAGTTGGAGCAGGAGGAGGGCCAGCTGGTGGTTATGGTGCTGTTGGAACAGGAGGTGGGCTTGTACCTGGCTATGGGACAGGGGCTGGAG TTCTGCCTGGAGGCATTGGCACTGTATATGGGGGGTTTGGAG GTTATGGAGGTGGACAAAAACCACCTAAATATG ggcAACCCGGGGCTGGAAGTGTGTCAGGTGTGTTAGTACCAGGAACAGGTGGAGCTGGGGCCACAGGCGCTGGAATTAGACCTGGAACTG GTGGTGTGCTTGGAGGAACACCTATTCCAGCCAGTTCAGCGTCTACCAGTACAAATCAATCTAAAGCTGGAGTTGATGGCG TGATCAGCAGCCCTGATGGTGGAACCAGTGGTCCAG GTGGAACAAAAGCTCCCAAGACTG AATCTGGAGGATCAATAGAAGGATCAG GTGTTACTGGTGCGCAGACTGAAATTGATTTATTTGATGGCGTTAATGGGACAGGATCACCCATTTCAG ATAGAACTGCTCCAG GTGGAACAGGAGCACCAGAGG GAGTTGATGTTAGTGGAACCCTACCACAGGTCACACCATTAACATCACCAG GCACTGCAACTTCTAGTGGTCATGTTGTAGCTGGACGTGGAGATACTCCAGGCACTATTGATGGAGGACCAGGCAGGGTGAGCGGTGGTCCAGGTGGGGTCAGTGGTGGACCAGGAGGAATTTCCACTGGTCCAGGAGGAGTTGCTGGAGGTCCAGGAGGAGTTGGCGGAGTCAAACCTCCTAAAG CTTATGGAACAGGAGCTCTTGGTGTTGGAGGTGTTGGTCCAGGTGGAGTAGGAGGAGCTGGACTTCTGCCTGGAGGTGGCGCTCCTTTATCAGGAGGTGCTGGTCTGTTTCCAGGAGGTGGTGCTCCGCTATCAGGAGGTGCTGGTCTGTTTCCAGGAGGTGGTGCTCCGCTATCAGGAGGTGCTGGTCTGTTTCCAGGAGGTGGTGCTCCGCTAACTGGGGGTGCAGGCGCTGGAGCACAGAAACCAGGCAAAA GTTATGGTGGATTTGGAAGTTTAGGACCTGGTGGTATCCAGCCAGGCACTG GCCTCAGGTTTCCAAGTGGGGCTGCAGTGGGCATCAAACAAGGAAAAG CTTACGGAGGAGCAGGCCAGCTTGGTGGGCTTGGAGGCCCAGGCGGATATGGAGCAGGACCTGGTGGATATGGTGCTGGTCAGGGTGGTTATGGTGGTGGACAAGGCGGTCCTG GCTATGGAGGAGCTGGACAATTTGGTGGGGCTGGAAGAGGTCCTGGAGGAGTTGGTGCTGGTCAAGGAGTAGGACCAGGAGGAGTTGGAGGACAAG GTGCCAGATATCCAGGTGCAGGCATGGGAGCTGGGAAAACAG GTTATGGAGGTTTAGGTGGACAAGGAGGTGTGGGAGGTTTTGGAGGAGCGGGTGGAGTCCAAGGAGGTTTAGGGGGAGGTCCTGGAAGCCCCTTAGGAACTGGAg gtcTCAGGTACCAAGCCGGGGCAGGAATAGGGAAACCTGGTAAACCAGGCAAACCAG gttatgGCACAGGTGCTTTGAGTGGTCAAGGCTATCAGCCA GGTGGTGCTGGGCCTGGATACGGTACTGGTGTAGGTCCCGGTGGTGCTGGGCCTGGATACGGTACTGGCGTAGGTCCCGGTGGTGCTGGGCCTGGATACGGTACTGGTGTAGGTCCCGGTGGTGCTGGGCCTGGATACGGTACTGGTGTAGGTCCCGGTGGTACTGGTCCTGGATACGGTACTGGTGTAGGTCCCGGTGGTGCTGGTCCTGGATACGGTACTGGCGTTGGTCCCGGTGGTGCATATCAACAACAATATCCAG GAATTGGTGGTGGTGCTGGTGGACCTGGAAGTGGCCAAATGAAATCTAAACAAG CGAAAGCAGCCAAATACGCAGCACTTCAAGGCTTTCTAGGTGCAGGAGGCTCAAGAG GTGGCGCAGGATGCCCTGGCAAATACTGCGGATTGAAGAGGAAGTGA
- the elnb gene encoding elastin b isoform X1 — translation MVGRKVLLLFQGFLLLVLCRPSLQGGVFLPAGGGGGPGLGAGVGAGTGPGTGIGIRPGSGFGGGGVGPGGLGVGGIGPGGSGGVGPGGFGTGPGGYGTGPGQGGGGLGTGGLGAGGLGAGGLGSGQFVKPPKTGGYGGLSGVGPGGIGPGGIGPGGVGPGGVRPGGVGPGGVGPGGVGPGGFGQGGFGPGGIGPGGTGIGPGFGTAGLGAGGKPPKPGYGGQGIPITLGTGGIGGVGGLGLRPGGTGTGGLVPGGAGLGTGLGSGGLSPAGVGTGVGGYGPGGVGLGGVGRGVGGKPPKIGGYGPGGVGPGGVGSGGVGPGGVGPGGFGPGGFGPGGVGPGGVGPGGFGPGGVGPGGVGPGGVGPGGVGPGAGGRKPGIPGYGGPGGFGPGFGGTGFGAGGAGVGPGGAGFGPSGAGVGPGGAGFGPSGAGVGPGGAGFGPGGAGVGPGGTGTGLGGTGVGPGGAPFLPQTGIPGPGTGVGTGGKVGKPGKAPVPGIGIPGLYQGGIVPDQGFGGRGVLPGVATGSQTGQVGQDALGANGVRGGFGQQLPGVFRGYPLISPKSGGAAKSQAKAAKYGAGGVSGLGGGLGTGGVPGAGGIPGAGGVPGLGGVPGAGGVPGAGGIPGAGGVPGAGGVPGVGGFPGAGGFPGAGGVPGAGGVPGAGGVPGAGGVPGAGGVPGSGFIPGAGGAYPGGAAAKARKYASGIGTGAGGLPGSGLGMGGLGAGGLPGSGVGGFGAGGLPGSGVGGFGAGGLPGSGVGGVGAGGLPGSGLGVGGVGAGGLPGSGVGGLGGPFGSGLGTGGLGSGPGVSPEGYAAAKARKYAQLGRSGGALGTGGLPGGGGLGTGVQPGSGLGGFPGGGAGGLPGGGAGGLPGFGYGPGAGVGPGAGVGPGAGFGPGAGFGPGAGVGPGAGVGPGAGVGPGGAGFGPGQGVFPGGGYGPGGYAAAKARKYGVPGGAGGTGLPVGLGGALGAGTGVGGTGPGGAPAGGYGPGGAPVSGYGPGGAPVSGYGPGGAPVSGYGPGGAPVSGYGPGGAPVSGYGPGGVPVGGYGPGGVPAGGYGPGSGAYPGGPKALKYGAAGGAGSPGIGLQGRVGTGPAGGVGAGGGPAGGYGAVGTGGGLVPGYGTGAGVLPGGIGTVYGGFGGYGGGQKPPKYGQPGAGSVSGVLVPGTGGAGATGAGIRPGTGGVLGGTPIPASSASTSTNQSKAGVDGVISSPDGGTSGPGGTKAPKTESGGSIEGSGVTGAQTEIDLFDGVNGTGSPISDRTAPGGTGAPEGVDVSGTLPQVTPLTSPGTATSSGHVVAGRGDTPGTIDGGPGRVSGGPGGVSGGPGGISTGPGGVAGGPGGVGGVKPPKAYGTGALGVGGVGPGGVGGAGLLPGGGAPLSGGAGLFPGGGAPLSGGAGLFPGGGAPLSGGAGLFPGGGAPLTGGAGAGAQKPGKSYGGFGSLGPGGIQPGTGLRFPSGAAVGIKQGKAYGGAGQLGGLGGPGGYGAGPGGYGAGQGGYGGGQGGPGYGGAGQFGGAGRGPGGVGAGQGVGPGGVGGQGARYPGAGMGAGKTGYGGLGGQGGVGGFGGAGGVQGGLGGGPGSPLGTGGLRYQAGAGIGKPGKPGKPGYGTGALSGQGYQPGGAGLGYGTGVGPGGAGYGTGVGPGGAGPGYGTGVGPGGAGPGYGTGVGPGGAGPGYGTGVGPGGAGPGYGTGVGPGGTGPGYGTGVGPGGAGPGYGTGVGPGGAYQQQYPGIGGGAGGPGSGQMKSKQAKAAKYAALQGFLGAGGSRGGAGCPGKYCGLKRK, via the exons ATGGTTGGGAGAAAGGTACTTCTGCTTTTCCAAGGATTTCTTCTGCTGGTCTTGTGTAGACCCTCCCTTCAAGGAG GAGTCTTCCTGCCAGCTGGTGGAGGGGGTGGACCTGGATTAGGTGCTGGTGTAGGTGCAGGAACAGGGCCAGGAACTGGAATTGGAATCAGACCTGGATCCG GCTTTGGAGGTGGTGGTGTAGGTCCTGGGGGACTGGGTGTTGGAGGAATTGGCCCTGGAGGTTCAGGGGGAGTTGGGCCTGGTGGTTTTGGTACTGGGCCTGGTGGTTATGGTACTGGTCCTGGGCAAGGAGGTGGAGGGCTGGGTACAGGAGGACTTGGTGCTGGTGGACTAGGCGCTGGAGGCCTTGGATCAG GGCAATTTGTCAAACCACCTAAAACAG GAGGATATGGAGGTCTATCAGGCGTTGGACCAGGAGGCATTGGACCAGGAGGCATTGGACCTGGTGGCGTTGGACCTGGTGGCGTTAGACCTGGTGGAGTTGGACCTGGTGGCGTAGGACCTGGTGGCGTAGGACCAGGAGGCTTTGGACAAGGAGGCTTTGGACCTGGTGGCATTGGACCAGGTGGAACAGGGATTGGACCTGGTTTCGGAACTGCAGGCCTTG GTGCTGGTGGCAAACCTCCCAAACCAG GATATGGGGGTCAAGGTATTCCCATCACTCTTGGAACTGGAGGTATTGGGGGTGTTGGAGGCCTTGGACTCAGGCCAGGTGGTACTGGCACTGGAGGCTTAGTACCTG GTGGTGCAGGTCTAGGCACTGGTTTGGGTTCTGGTGGGTTAAGCCCTGCTGGTGTGGGGACTGGTGTTGGAGGCTATGGCCCTGGTGGAGTCGGGCTTGGAGGAGTAGGAAGAG GTGTGGGTGGAAAGCCCCCCAAAATAG GTGGTTATGGCCCAGGAGGTGTTGGACCTGGGGGCGTTGGATCTGGGGGCGTTGGACCTGGTGGCGTTGGACCTGGTGGCTTTGGACCTGGTGGCTTTGGACCTGGTGGCGTTGGACCTGGTGGCGTTGGACCAGGTGGCTTTGGACCTGGTGGGGTTGGACCTGGTGGCGTTGGACCGGGTGGCGTTGGACCGGGTGGTGTTGGACCTG GAGCAGGAGGCAGAAAACCTGGGATACCAG GATATGGTGGGCCTGGGGGCTTTGGGCCAGGATTTGGTGGGACTGGATTTGGAGCAGGTGGTGCAGGAGTTGGTCCAGGTGGGGCAGGATTTGGACCAAGTGGTGCAGGAGTTGGTCCAGGTGGGGCAGGATTTGGACCAAGTGGTGCAGGAGTTGGTCCAGGTGGGGCAGGATTTGGACCAGGTGGGGCAGGAGTTGGACCTGGAGGCACTGGAACTGGGCTTGGTGGAACAGGTGTTGGACCAGGTGGAG CACCATTTCTCCCTCAAACTGGAATACCGGGTCCTGGAACTGGGGTAGGAACTGGGGGCAAAGTCGGAAAGCCTGGAAAGGCACCAGTACCAG GCATTGGGATACCTGGGCTATACCAAGGAGGTATAGTTCCTGATCAAG gTTTTGGTGGTAGAGGTGTTTTGCCAGGTGTAGCTACTGGATCTCAAACTG GTCAGGTTGGTCAAGATGCACTCGGAGCCAACG GAGTCCGTGGAGGCTTTGGTCAACAATTACCAGGCGTGTTCCGGGGATATCCACTCATATCACCAAAGTCTGGAG GTGCTGCAAAGTCTCAGGCCAAAGCTGCCAAGTATG GGGCTGGTGGTGTGTCTGGACTAGGTGGTGGACTTGGTACAGGAGGTGTACCAGGTGCTGGTGGCATACCTGGTGCTGGCGGCGTACCTGGACTAGGTGGCGTACCTGGTGCTGGTGGTGTACCTGGTGCTGGCGGCATACCTGGTGCTGGCGGCGTACCTGGTGCTGGCGGCGTACCTGGAGTAGGTGGCTTTCCAGGTGCAGGTGGCTTTCCAGGTGCAGGTGGCGTTCCAGGTGCAGGTGGCGTTCCAGGTGCAGGTGGCGTTCCAGGTGCAGGTGGCGTTCCAGGTGCAGGTGGCGTTCCAGGCTCTGGCTTCATTCCTGGAGCTGGTGGTGCCTATCCTGGTG GAGCTGCGGCAAAAGCTCGTAAATATG CTTCAGGGATAGGAACTGGAGCTGGGGGACTTCCTGGTTCTGGTTTAGGAATGGGTGGTCTTGGAGCTGGAGGACTTCCTGGTTCTGGAGTGGGTGGGTTTGGAGCTGGAGGACTTCCTGGTTCTGGAGTGGGTGGGTTTGGAGCTGGAGGACTTCCTGGTTCTGGAGTGGGTGGTGTTGGAGCTGGAGGACTTCCTGGTTCTGGTTTGGGAGTAGGTGGTGTTGGAGCTGGAGGACTTCCTGGATCTGGAGTGGGTGGTCTTGGTGGACCCTTCGGTTCTGGTTTAGGAACTGGTGGTCTTGGGTCTGGGCCTGGAGTTAGTCCTGAAG GATATGCTGCAGCAAAAGCCAGAAAATATG CTCAGCTTGGAAGATCTGGCGGGGCTTTGGGTACTGGAGGCCTGCCAGGTGGAGGTGGACTTGGGACTGGTGTACAACCTGGAAGTGGACTTGGTGGTTTTCCTGGTGGAGGTGCTGGAGGACTTCCTGGGGGTGGAGCTGGAGGACTGCCTGGCTTTG GATATGGACCAGGAGCTGGTGTGGGACCAGGAGCTGGTGTTGGACCAGGTGCTGGTTTTGGACCAGGTGCTGGTTTTGGACCAGGTGCTGGTGTTGGACCAGGTGCTGGTGTGGGACCAGGTGCTGGTGTGGGACCCGGTGGAGCAGGTTTCGGACCTGGACAAGGAGTCTTTCCAGGTGGTGGCTATGGACCTGGAG GATATGCTGCGGCCAAAGCTCGCAAATATG GTGTTCCTGGTGGAGCTGGTGGAACCGGATTGCCTGTAGGGTTAGGAGGAGCACTTGGTGCTGGAACAGGTGTAGGAGGAACTGGACCTGGAGGAGCACCAGCTGGTGGTTATGGACCAGGAGGGGCACCAGTCAGTGGTTATGGACCTGGAGGGGCACCAGTCAGTGGTTATGGACCAGGAGGGGCACCAGTCAGTGGTTATGGACCTGGAGGGGCACCAGTCAGTGGTTATGGACCAGGAGGGGCACCAGTCAGTGGTTATGGACCAGGAGGTGTGCCTGTTGGTGGTTATGGGCCAGGAGGTGTACCTGCTGGAGGATATGGACCTGGCTCTGGAG CATATCCAGGTGGACCCAAGGCCTTAAAATATG GTGCTGCTGGCGGTGCAGGTTCTCCAGGAATTGGTCTGCAGGGTAGGGTGGGAACAGGTCCCGCTGGAGGAGTTGGAGCAGGAGGAGGGCCAGCTGGTGGTTATGGTGCTGTTGGAACAGGAGGTGGGCTTGTACCTGGCTATGGGACAGGGGCTGGAG TTCTGCCTGGAGGCATTGGCACTGTATATGGGGGGTTTGGAG GTTATGGAGGTGGACAAAAACCACCTAAATATG ggcAACCCGGGGCTGGAAGTGTGTCAGGTGTGTTAGTACCAGGAACAGGTGGAGCTGGGGCCACAGGCGCTGGAATTAGACCTGGAACTG GTGGTGTGCTTGGAGGAACACCTATTCCAGCCAGTTCAGCGTCTACCAGTACAAATCAATCTAAAGCTGGAGTTGATGGCG TGATCAGCAGCCCTGATGGTGGAACCAGTGGTCCAG GTGGAACAAAAGCTCCCAAGACTG AATCTGGAGGATCAATAGAAGGATCAG GTGTTACTGGTGCGCAGACTGAAATTGATTTATTTGATGGCGTTAATGGGACAGGATCACCCATTTCAG ATAGAACTGCTCCAG GTGGAACAGGAGCACCAGAGG GAGTTGATGTTAGTGGAACCCTACCACAGGTCACACCATTAACATCACCAG GCACTGCAACTTCTAGTGGTCATGTTGTAGCTGGACGTGGAGATACTCCAGGCACTATTGATGGAGGACCAGGCAGGGTGAGCGGTGGTCCAGGTGGGGTCAGTGGTGGACCAGGAGGAATTTCCACTGGTCCAGGAGGAGTTGCTGGAGGTCCAGGAGGAGTTGGCGGAGTCAAACCTCCTAAAG CTTATGGAACAGGAGCTCTTGGTGTTGGAGGTGTTGGTCCAGGTGGAGTAGGAGGAGCTGGACTTCTGCCTGGAGGTGGCGCTCCTTTATCAGGAGGTGCTGGTCTGTTTCCAGGAGGTGGTGCTCCGCTATCAGGAGGTGCTGGTCTGTTTCCAGGAGGTGGTGCTCCGCTATCAGGAGGTGCTGGTCTGTTTCCAGGAGGTGGTGCTCCGCTAACTGGGGGTGCAGGCGCTGGAGCACAGAAACCAGGCAAAA GTTATGGTGGATTTGGAAGTTTAGGACCTGGTGGTATCCAGCCAGGCACTG GCCTCAGGTTTCCAAGTGGGGCTGCAGTGGGCATCAAACAAGGAAAAG CTTACGGAGGAGCAGGCCAGCTTGGTGGGCTTGGAGGCCCAGGCGGATATGGAGCAGGACCTGGTGGATATGGTGCTGGTCAGGGTGGTTATGGTGGTGGACAAGGCGGTCCTG GCTATGGAGGAGCTGGACAATTTGGTGGGGCTGGAAGAGGTCCTGGAGGAGTTGGTGCTGGTCAAGGAGTAGGACCAGGAGGAGTTGGAGGACAAG GTGCCAGATATCCAGGTGCAGGCATGGGAGCTGGGAAAACAG GTTATGGAGGTTTAGGTGGACAAGGAGGTGTGGGAGGTTTTGGAGGAGCGGGTGGAGTCCAAGGAGGTTTAGGGGGAGGTCCTGGAAGCCCCTTAGGAACTGGAg gtcTCAGGTACCAAGCCGGGGCAGGAATAGGGAAACCTGGTAAACCAGGCAAACCAG gttatgGCACAGGTGCTTTGAGTGGTCAAGGCTATCAGCCAG GTGGTGCTGGGCTTGGATACGGTACTGGCGTAGGTCCTGGTGGTGCTGGATACGGTACTGGTGTAGGTCCCGGTGGTGCTGGGCCTGGATACGGTACTGGTGTAGGTCCCGGTGGTGCTGGGCCTGGATACGGTACTGGCGTAGGTCCCGGTGGTGCTGGGCCTGGATACGGTACTGGTGTAGGTCCCGGTGGTGCTGGGCCTGGATACGGTACTGGTGTAGGTCCCGGTGGTACTGGTCCTGGATACGGTACTGGTGTAGGTCCCGGTGGTGCTGGTCCTGGATACGGTACTGGCGTTGGTCCCGGTGGTGCATATCAACAACAATATCCAG GAATTGGTGGTGGTGCTGGTGGACCTGGAAGTGGCCAAATGAAATCTAAACAAG CGAAAGCAGCCAAATACGCAGCACTTCAAGGCTTTCTAGGTGCAGGAGGCTCAAGAG GTGGCGCAGGATGCCCTGGCAAATACTGCGGATTGAAGAGGAAGTGA